The Arachis hypogaea cultivar Tifrunner chromosome 16, arahy.Tifrunner.gnm2.J5K5, whole genome shotgun sequence genome contains a region encoding:
- the LOC112756855 gene encoding uncharacterized protein has product MCHKEPSAVVHFETMPAYQGDDLVGDIRVFWSYYPCLRAFRHCKPIVQVDGTHLYGKYKGCLLVAVSQDGNNNIVPIAFAIVEGETSDAWHFFLRNLRQHVVTRDGVGLISDRHESINVAVERSNGAWSPLRAFHMFCIRHIKSNFLRKFKAPYLQKLVVNIEYSRTVREYEVRYQRLREWGEAYTNWLNRIPREQYALTFDGGYQWGHMTTNLVECINSVLKGARNLPITALVKATFYRLNELFTRKRAEAEARINYGHVFSDVVTLKLHANQLA; this is encoded by the exons atgtgtcataaAGAGCCATCAGCTGTTgtccattttgagactatgcctgcatatcaaggcGATGACTTGGTGGGTGATATTCGAGTAttttggagttattacccctgtcttagggcattcagacattgtaagccAATTGTCCAAGTGGATGGGACTCACTTGTACGGAAAGTATAAGGGTTGTCTACTAGTGGCAGTTTCACAGGATGGCAACAACAATATCGTCCCAATTGCGTTTGCTATTGTGGAGGGAGAAACTTCTGATGCATGGCACTTTTTCCTTCGTAACCTTCGTCAACATGTTGTCACTCGGGATGGTGTGGGTCTAATATCCGACCGACACGAATCCATCAATGTAGCTGTGGAACGTAGTAACGGAGCTTGGTCACCTCTTAGAGCTTTTCATatgttttgcatcaggcatataAAGTCGAATTTTCTGCGAAAATTCAAGGCACCGTACCTCCAAAAATTGGTCGTCAACATTG AATATTCGAGAACGGTTCGGGAGTACGAAGTGCGTTACCAGCGATTACGGGAATGGGGCGAAGCGTATACAAACTGGTTAAACCGAATTCCTCGCGAACAGTACGCATTGACATTTGATGGTGGATACCAAtggggtcacatgacgacgaatctAGTGGAATGCATCAATTCCGTGttgaagggtgcacgcaatctTCCCATTACTGCTCTTGTGAAGGCAACATTCTATAGGCTAAACGAGTTGTTCACTCGAAAAAGAGCGGAGGCAGAAGCGCGGATTAATTATGGCCATGTGTTCTCTGATGTCGTGACCTTGAAGTTGCATGCAAACCAACTTGCATAA
- the LOC114925484 gene encoding uncharacterized protein has translation MPSELEFAVDLRGLRCDCGEFQLDRIPCRHVFACCANQRLDWKLYVHDVYKIDQVRRVYRARFRPLGNPTTWPTYNGPRFVPNPYLRRITKGHPRITRFLNEMDTRMLCRPRRCRLCGAEGYSRSRCRQSAGANVDGDAQ, from the coding sequence ATGCCAAGCGAACTGGAGTTTGCAGTCGATCTACGTGGCCTTCGATGTGACTGTGGTGAGTTCCAATTGGACCGGATCCCCTGCAGACATGTGTTCGCATGTTGTGCCAACCAGCGATTGGATTGGAAACTATATGTGCATGATGTGTATAAGATTGACCAAGTTCGGCGGGTGTACCGAGCAAGGTTTAGGCCACTAGGTAATCCTACGACATGGCCTACTTACAACGGTCCTCGGTTCGTACCGAATCCGTACCTGAGACGCATCACGAAAGGTCACCCAAGGATAACCcgcttcttgaatgagatggacacgcGAATGTTATGTCGTCCTAGGCGATGTAGGCTATGTGGAGCCGAGGGATATAGTCGTAGCAGATGCCGTCAGTCAGCTGGTGCAAATGTCGACGGAGATGCTCAATAG